A stretch of Gemmatimonas aurantiaca T-27 DNA encodes these proteins:
- a CDS encoding M20/M25/M40 family metallo-hydrolase, producing MKVLRTPRWKMVTVAAMSVASTLSARAAMAQGASPYVVSTPAPAGFDRAQAQAATLEHIKALIGRNTQNPPGNELLTAQYFDSVFAKIPGVERHVLPAGEGRANFVARLRAANPTKRPVMIMGHMDVVGVDTAKWKTPPFTATIVNEPGVQYLYGRGAIDDKGMLSAATAALQQLAARRDQLDRDIIFLATAAEEGGPEVGIDEMVGKHFDLIKDAEFALNEGGRVRVADGRVMSVNIQTTEKVSYTVTALATGPSGHGSVPLPDNALAALSRAAQRVHVWKAPVLLNETTRLYFSRLARIEKDPAMKAAMQRVSAPGASKAQIDAAAAILSREPLHNAVLRTGQSLTIIKGGIRSNVIPSDGSATFNVRVLPNDDVRGIVTAFNRVGAEKQVKFTLDGEPRTSPPVSPVTTALYQAMEASALAMVPTTTVIPFMSTGATDGAALRAKGIPTYGILPMPLPMEDELRMHGDNERVPVPALGWAAEFLYRTLLRVTAR from the coding sequence ATGAAGGTGCTGCGAACACCTCGGTGGAAGATGGTGACGGTCGCTGCGATGAGTGTGGCGAGCACGCTGAGTGCGCGCGCTGCGATGGCACAGGGGGCGAGCCCTTATGTCGTCAGTACGCCGGCGCCAGCAGGCTTCGATCGCGCACAGGCGCAAGCCGCCACGCTCGAACACATCAAGGCGCTCATTGGCCGCAATACACAGAATCCGCCAGGCAACGAACTGCTGACGGCGCAGTACTTCGACAGCGTGTTTGCAAAGATCCCTGGTGTGGAGCGCCATGTGCTGCCAGCGGGTGAAGGACGCGCGAATTTTGTGGCGCGGTTGCGTGCCGCCAATCCCACCAAGCGACCCGTGATGATCATGGGTCACATGGACGTGGTGGGCGTAGACACCGCCAAGTGGAAGACACCCCCGTTCACCGCCACCATCGTGAACGAGCCCGGTGTGCAGTACCTCTACGGGCGCGGAGCCATCGATGACAAGGGCATGTTGTCGGCCGCCACGGCCGCGTTGCAGCAGCTCGCGGCGCGGCGTGATCAGCTCGATCGGGACATCATCTTTCTGGCCACTGCGGCAGAAGAAGGTGGGCCGGAAGTCGGCATCGATGAGATGGTCGGCAAACACTTCGATCTGATCAAGGACGCCGAGTTCGCGCTCAATGAAGGCGGACGTGTGCGCGTGGCCGATGGACGCGTGATGTCGGTGAATATCCAGACCACCGAGAAGGTTTCTTACACCGTCACGGCACTCGCCACGGGGCCGAGCGGACATGGTTCGGTGCCGTTGCCCGACAATGCGCTCGCGGCCCTCTCGCGTGCGGCGCAGCGCGTGCATGTGTGGAAGGCGCCTGTGCTGCTCAATGAAACAACGCGACTCTACTTTTCGCGGTTGGCGCGCATCGAGAAGGACCCGGCCATGAAGGCCGCCATGCAGCGTGTGTCGGCGCCGGGTGCTTCCAAGGCGCAGATCGATGCCGCGGCCGCCATTCTGTCCCGTGAGCCGCTGCACAATGCGGTGCTGCGTACGGGGCAGTCGCTCACGATCATCAAGGGGGGCATCCGCAGCAACGTCATTCCGTCGGACGGCAGCGCCACGTTCAATGTGCGCGTGCTGCCCAACGACGATGTGCGTGGCATCGTGACCGCGTTCAATCGGGTGGGCGCCGAAAAGCAGGTGAAGTTCACGCTGGACGGTGAGCCCCGCACGTCACCGCCCGTCTCACCGGTGACCACCGCACTGTATCAGGCGATGGAAGCGTCGGCGCTGGCGATGGTGCCGACGACCACGGTCATTCCGTTCATGAGCACGGGCGCAACCGATGGTGCCGCGTTGCGTGCCAAGGGTATTCCCACCTACGGTATTCTGCCGATGCCACTGCCCATGGAGGATGAGCTGCGTATGCACGGAGACAACGAGCGAGTCCCCGTGCCCGCCCTGGGCTGGGCGGCAGAGTTTCTGTATCGCACGTTGTTGCGTGTGACCGCGCGATAG
- the hisIE gene encoding bifunctional phosphoribosyl-AMP cyclohydrolase/phosphoribosyl-ATP diphosphatase HisIE yields the protein MNSTLDLDALDFSKGNGLVTVVTQDARSGVVLMVAHADREALEYTLRTGEMHYRSRSRGLWHKGATSGHVQRVISLAADCDADAVLARVISAGPACHDGTTSCFRDTALAADVIGALDTTIAARQQSLRDDERPSYTQRLLTDRNLRLKKLGEEAVELATACVDGDVERATEETADLLYHALVALRATGGTLDGVRGVLAQRAGLIP from the coding sequence ATGAATTCCACACTCGACCTCGATGCGCTCGATTTTTCCAAGGGCAACGGACTGGTCACGGTGGTGACGCAGGACGCGCGCAGCGGTGTGGTGTTGATGGTGGCACACGCTGATCGTGAGGCCCTGGAGTACACGCTGCGCACCGGCGAAATGCATTATCGCTCCCGCAGCCGCGGGTTGTGGCACAAGGGTGCCACGAGTGGGCATGTGCAGCGAGTCATTTCGCTTGCCGCAGACTGCGATGCCGATGCGGTGCTGGCGCGCGTGATCTCGGCGGGTCCGGCATGTCACGACGGCACGACATCATGTTTCCGCGATACCGCGCTCGCCGCCGATGTGATCGGTGCACTCGACACCACCATCGCGGCCCGTCAGCAATCGTTGCGCGATGATGAACGCCCCAGCTACACACAGCGGCTCCTCACCGACCGCAATCTGCGTCTCAAGAAGCTGGGCGAAGAGGCCGTGGAGCTGGCGACCGCTTGCGTGGACGGGGACGTGGAGCGTGCGACCGAAGAAACCGCGGACCTGCTCTATCACGCCTTGGTGGCATTGCGCGCCACCGGTGGCACGCTCGACGGGGTGCGGGGCGTGCTGGCCCAGCGGGCCGGATTGATCCCGTAG
- the hisN gene encoding histidinol-phosphatase: MSQILSPASLMQAAAEVAQVAANTAMRWYRDGVAVETKGDGSPVTIADREAERAARAWLSERFPEDGLQGEEFANEREGARRQWILDPIDGTKSFVRGVPLWGTLVACCEGDTVLAGAACFPAVQELIAAAPGEGCWWNGVRAQVSAVASLDQATALITDERFPEQADRRERWRRLAQQAGVSRTWGDCYGYLLVATGRAEIMVDDIVNPWDAAAVYPLITEAGGRFTDWRGRDTAFGGDIIATNAALSNVAREILVDAELRS, translated from the coding sequence ATGAGTCAGATCCTTTCGCCAGCATCGCTGATGCAGGCCGCCGCCGAGGTGGCGCAGGTGGCCGCCAACACGGCGATGCGTTGGTATCGCGATGGCGTGGCCGTGGAAACCAAAGGGGATGGATCACCGGTCACCATCGCCGACCGCGAGGCAGAGCGGGCCGCCCGTGCGTGGTTGTCGGAGCGTTTTCCGGAGGACGGACTGCAGGGTGAAGAGTTCGCCAACGAACGCGAAGGCGCACGGCGTCAATGGATTCTCGATCCCATTGACGGTACGAAGTCGTTTGTGCGCGGAGTGCCGCTGTGGGGCACATTGGTGGCCTGCTGCGAAGGTGACACAGTGCTGGCTGGTGCGGCCTGTTTTCCTGCGGTGCAGGAATTGATCGCGGCGGCACCCGGTGAGGGCTGCTGGTGGAATGGCGTACGCGCCCAGGTGTCGGCGGTGGCGTCGCTCGATCAGGCGACCGCGTTGATCACCGATGAACGGTTTCCCGAGCAGGCCGATCGTCGGGAACGCTGGCGGCGGTTGGCACAGCAGGCGGGCGTGTCGCGCACCTGGGGGGATTGTTACGGCTATCTGCTGGTAGCCACAGGCCGGGCAGAAATCATGGTGGATGACATCGTCAATCCGTGGGATGCCGCCGCCGTGTATCCGCTCATCACCGAAGCGGGTGGACGCTTCACCGATTGGCGCGGTCGCGACACCGCGTTTGGCGGTGACATCATCGCCACCAATGCGGCACTGTCGAACGTGGCCCGGGAGATACTGGTCGACGCGGAGTTGCGGTCATGA
- the hisF gene encoding imidazole glycerol phosphate synthase subunit HisF, with product MLTKRVIVCLDVRGGRVVKGVNFVGLRDVGDPVALSERYEREGADEITFLDISASAEERATLLDVARRTAERLFIPLTIGGGIRTVDDVAKALRAGADKVSLNSTAVQHPEVLTLAAERFGAQCVVASIDAKRNEQGVYKVWVKGGRQETPLEAVAWAQECVERGAGEILLTSIDRDGARTGYDLDITRAVAKAVNVPVIASGGAGEAQHLVDAVMRANADAVLVAGILHDGLTTVGALKQVMHDAGITVRSAGFRAEAA from the coding sequence ATGCTCACCAAACGGGTGATCGTGTGCCTCGACGTACGTGGGGGTCGGGTGGTGAAGGGCGTGAACTTCGTGGGTCTGCGCGACGTGGGTGACCCGGTGGCACTCTCAGAGCGCTACGAACGGGAGGGCGCCGACGAAATCACGTTCCTCGATATCTCGGCCAGCGCAGAGGAACGCGCGACGCTGCTCGATGTGGCGCGCCGTACGGCGGAGCGTCTGTTCATTCCCCTCACCATTGGCGGTGGCATTCGCACGGTGGACGATGTGGCAAAGGCGCTGCGGGCGGGCGCCGACAAGGTGTCGCTCAACTCCACGGCGGTGCAGCACCCCGAAGTGCTGACACTCGCCGCGGAACGATTTGGCGCGCAGTGTGTGGTGGCCAGCATCGATGCCAAGCGCAACGAGCAGGGCGTGTACAAAGTGTGGGTGAAAGGCGGGCGGCAGGAAACGCCGTTGGAAGCCGTGGCCTGGGCGCAGGAGTGTGTGGAACGCGGCGCCGGCGAAATTCTGCTCACCAGCATTGACCGTGATGGGGCACGTACGGGCTATGACCTCGACATCACCCGAGCGGTGGCGAAGGCCGTGAACGTACCAGTGATCGCGTCCGGTGGGGCGGGAGAAGCACAACACCTGGTGGACGCAGTGATGCGGGCGAATGCCGATGCCGTGTTGGTGGCTGGCATCCTGCATGACGGGCTGACCACCGTGGGTGCGCTCAAGCAGGTCATGCATGATGCTGGTATCACGGTGCGCAGTGCCGGATTCCGCGCGGAGGCCGCATGA
- a CDS encoding imidazoleglycerol-phosphate dehydratase, producing MTVVVRESNETKIRLAIVQGTGRATVNTGEPFLDHMLVAFARYAGVDLDVQATGDLRHHLIEDVAITLGQAVAAFAPAGCARYGERTVPMDDALVQVVLDIGGRPYYRGPLPSKLYDHFLRSFADNAKATLHVRVLRGTDHHHIVEAAIKGLGFALREALVESGAVFSTKGSVKLEITD from the coding sequence ATGACCGTGGTCGTCAGAGAGTCGAACGAAACGAAGATCCGCCTCGCCATCGTGCAGGGGACTGGCCGGGCAACGGTGAATACCGGCGAGCCCTTCCTCGATCACATGCTGGTGGCCTTTGCGCGGTATGCCGGCGTCGATCTCGATGTGCAGGCCACAGGCGACCTGCGACATCACCTCATCGAAGATGTGGCCATCACGCTCGGTCAGGCGGTCGCCGCTTTCGCCCCCGCCGGATGCGCGCGCTACGGCGAACGCACGGTGCCCATGGATGACGCACTCGTACAGGTCGTACTCGACATCGGCGGACGCCCGTACTACCGCGGTCCGTTGCCGTCGAAGCTGTACGACCACTTCCTCCGCTCCTTTGCCGACAACGCCAAGGCCACGCTGCACGTGCGGGTACTGCGTGGTACCGACCATCATCACATCGTGGAGGCGGCCATCAAGGGACTCGGCTTCGCGTTGCGAGAAGCGCTGGTGGAATCCGGTGCCGTGTTCAGCACCAAGGGGTCCGTCAAACTCGAGATCACCGACTGA
- the hisA gene encoding 1-(5-phosphoribosyl)-5-[(5-phosphoribosylamino)methylideneamino]imidazole-4-carboxamide isomerase yields the protein MIAIPAVDLRGGQCVQLVGGDYEQEQVRLADPLSVARDWSRTGFTRMHIVDLDAATGRGQNHELIRDLLRDSMVPVQVGGGVRDESRIERLIDDGAEWVVVGTRAVEDEDWREEMANRFPGRLIVAADVRERRVVTRGWAETSRLDVIDFVESLRTLPLAGVLVTAVHLEGLMQGTDLPLMEDVAEASAWPVYASGGVTSLEDMRALEHRGLAGAVLGMALYTGVLDARRLAEEYGA from the coding sequence ATGATCGCGATCCCGGCCGTGGACCTGCGCGGTGGTCAATGCGTGCAGCTTGTCGGCGGTGACTACGAACAGGAACAGGTGCGTCTCGCAGATCCACTGTCCGTGGCGCGCGATTGGTCACGCACGGGTTTCACGCGCATGCACATCGTCGATCTCGACGCCGCCACCGGGCGTGGGCAGAACCACGAACTCATTCGCGACCTGCTGCGCGACAGCATGGTGCCCGTGCAGGTCGGCGGGGGGGTGCGTGACGAATCCCGTATCGAACGACTGATCGACGACGGTGCCGAGTGGGTGGTGGTTGGTACACGCGCCGTGGAAGACGAAGATTGGCGCGAAGAAATGGCCAATCGGTTTCCCGGCCGGTTGATCGTCGCGGCCGATGTGCGCGAGCGCCGGGTGGTCACGCGCGGCTGGGCAGAGACGTCGAGACTCGATGTCATCGATTTTGTGGAATCGCTGCGCACTCTGCCCCTGGCTGGTGTGTTGGTCACGGCGGTGCACCTCGAAGGCCTCATGCAAGGCACCGACCTGCCGCTCATGGAAGACGTGGCCGAAGCCAGTGCCTGGCCGGTGTATGCGTCGGGAGGCGTGACGAGCCTGGAGGACATGCGAGCGCTCGAACACCGCGGCCTGGCCGGCGCAGTGTTGGGCATGGCGTTGTATACCGGCGTGCTCGACGCGCGCCGACTGGCCGAGGAGTACGGAGCATGA
- the hisH gene encoding imidazole glycerol phosphate synthase subunit HisH, with protein sequence MTPDHSPVRVTVFDYGAGNLHSLVKALETQGALVHVETDPEAAVHDTDALVLPGVGAFAPAAARLAPGREMMRDALLDGLPALGICLGMQLLFDGSDEGPGRGLGIVPGQVRRLDAARVPQIGWNNIDDSSDPLLREAELDIAYYANSYVGRPTAAGLGYVTAWSTHETDRFPAAVRRDNVIGTQFHPEKSSTRGVALIRAFLSLASSLRSMA encoded by the coding sequence ATGACACCTGATCACTCACCGGTGCGCGTCACGGTGTTCGACTATGGCGCGGGCAATCTGCATTCGCTCGTCAAGGCACTCGAGACACAGGGTGCGCTGGTGCACGTGGAAACCGACCCCGAGGCCGCCGTGCACGACACCGATGCGCTGGTGCTGCCGGGCGTTGGGGCTTTCGCCCCTGCCGCCGCACGTCTGGCGCCGGGTCGCGAGATGATGCGCGACGCACTGCTGGATGGCTTGCCGGCCCTCGGGATCTGCCTGGGCATGCAACTGCTGTTCGACGGCAGTGATGAGGGGCCTGGCCGTGGACTCGGCATCGTGCCGGGCCAGGTACGCCGTCTGGATGCGGCCCGGGTGCCGCAGATCGGCTGGAACAACATCGACGACAGCAGTGATCCGCTGCTGCGCGAGGCGGAGTTGGATATCGCATACTATGCCAACAGCTATGTGGGGCGTCCTACGGCGGCGGGCCTGGGCTACGTGACGGCCTGGAGCACTCACGAAACCGATCGCTTCCCTGCCGCCGTGCGACGGGACAACGTGATCGGCACGCAGTTCCACCCCGAAAAATCGAGCACGCGCGGCGTCGCCCTGATTCGTGCGTTTCTTTCGTTGGCTTCTTCACTTCGGAGTATGGCATGA
- the hisD gene encoding histidinol dehydrogenase produces the protein MTTMRTDRPPVDTDLPLRARGSWDRLDNATRRALEDRASTVDPTIRERTSAVIDAVRRTGDAALIDMARRFDGATLETLEVPRAEWDRALAALDPALRQSLERAARNIATVHRAFLPTITRSTPEPGITVVRRPDPLGRVGIYAPGGRAAYPSSLLMGAVPARVAGVGEIIVCTPPGPDGRPADVVLAAAALANVDRVFAVGGAGAIAAMALGTASVPRVDRIMGPGNAYVAEAKLQLVSAVAIDAPAGPSELLVLADASADANTIAREMLAQAEHDPDAAVLAVIVDHSATSSLATRVETALQTQLASAPRADVMRAALGARGGVVHMTSMDEAITFANRWAAEHLLLLVDDTQRDRVLAALRNAGTIFVGASSSVAFGDYMTGANHVLPTAGAARSYSGLSTLDFVRWTTWQEVTPAAAASLSADVGRFADAEGLPAHAATARTWQTATPVVPANTQPPAASADRAQMPDAVTDRLRFARALYDDVPLYDPKRAPVSLDLTDNTNLWGMPPVAEHTWRSMPVARVTRYPSLYAAELKEALATFAGASPDRLVTGCGSDDILDSAMRAFGEPGSVVASSEPSFAMIPIFARMNGLRYVGIAERADQQPDLDALLAANPRILYLCSPNNPTGAVLARELLERAVREAPGVVFLDEAYAEFAGVSAVDLAMRVDNLLVIRTMSKAFGLAGLRVGYGIGAPALVRDVEKSRGPYKLNAMAEQTALAALQHDMAWVREHVALAVQNRERLAQALVQRGYTPLPSHANYLCVPVSNAVAVGQAMRARGVAARPFPALPHVGDTLRISVGPWPLLEQLLTAFDDATQEVNG, from the coding sequence ATGACCACCATGCGCACCGATCGCCCGCCTGTGGACACCGACCTGCCGTTGCGTGCCCGTGGATCATGGGACCGTCTCGACAACGCCACCCGACGCGCCCTGGAAGATCGTGCCTCCACCGTGGACCCCACGATTCGCGAGCGCACGAGTGCCGTGATCGATGCGGTGCGCCGCACCGGCGACGCCGCGCTGATCGACATGGCCCGTCGCTTCGATGGCGCCACGCTCGAGACGCTCGAAGTGCCACGGGCCGAATGGGATCGTGCGCTCGCCGCTCTCGATCCGGCACTGCGGCAATCGCTGGAACGCGCGGCCCGCAACATCGCCACGGTGCATCGTGCGTTCCTGCCCACCATCACCCGCAGCACACCGGAGCCCGGCATCACGGTGGTGCGTCGTCCCGATCCGCTCGGTCGTGTGGGCATCTACGCGCCGGGGGGACGCGCGGCGTATCCCAGCTCGCTGTTGATGGGTGCCGTCCCCGCACGCGTGGCCGGCGTCGGCGAAATCATCGTGTGCACACCACCGGGTCCCGACGGACGTCCTGCGGATGTGGTACTGGCGGCGGCGGCGCTGGCCAATGTGGATCGGGTGTTTGCCGTGGGCGGCGCTGGAGCAATCGCCGCGATGGCGCTGGGCACAGCGTCGGTGCCCCGCGTGGATCGCATCATGGGTCCAGGCAATGCGTACGTGGCCGAAGCCAAGCTGCAGCTCGTGTCGGCGGTGGCCATCGATGCACCGGCCGGCCCCAGCGAGCTGCTGGTCCTCGCCGACGCATCGGCCGATGCCAATACCATCGCGCGAGAAATGCTGGCACAGGCAGAGCACGACCCCGATGCGGCCGTGCTGGCGGTGATTGTCGACCATTCGGCCACGTCATCGCTGGCGACACGCGTGGAAACGGCGCTGCAGACGCAGCTCGCCAGCGCACCGCGCGCCGATGTCATGCGCGCGGCACTGGGCGCCCGTGGCGGCGTCGTGCACATGACTTCGATGGATGAAGCCATCACCTTCGCCAATCGCTGGGCGGCCGAACACCTGCTGCTGCTGGTCGACGACACGCAGCGCGATCGTGTGCTCGCCGCGCTGCGCAATGCCGGTACGATCTTCGTGGGCGCATCGAGCTCGGTGGCCTTCGGTGACTATATGACCGGTGCCAATCACGTGCTGCCGACCGCAGGAGCGGCGCGCAGTTACTCCGGATTGTCCACGCTGGATTTCGTGCGCTGGACCACGTGGCAGGAAGTCACGCCAGCGGCCGCCGCGTCGCTGTCTGCCGACGTGGGACGGTTTGCGGATGCGGAAGGCCTGCCGGCGCATGCGGCAACGGCCCGCACCTGGCAGACGGCCACGCCAGTGGTGCCCGCGAACACACAACCGCCCGCCGCCTCGGCGGACCGTGCGCAAATGCCTGACGCAGTGACCGATCGCCTGCGGTTTGCGCGGGCTTTGTATGACGACGTGCCATTGTACGACCCCAAGCGCGCACCGGTGTCACTCGATCTCACCGACAACACCAACTTGTGGGGCATGCCACCCGTTGCCGAGCACACATGGCGCAGCATGCCAGTGGCGCGCGTGACACGATATCCGTCGCTGTACGCGGCAGAACTCAAGGAGGCACTGGCCACGTTTGCCGGCGCATCGCCAGACCGCCTCGTCACCGGCTGTGGTTCGGACGACATCCTCGACAGCGCCATGCGCGCGTTTGGAGAGCCCGGATCGGTAGTGGCCAGCAGCGAGCCGTCGTTTGCCATGATTCCGATCTTCGCCCGCATGAACGGCTTGCGATACGTAGGCATCGCCGAACGTGCCGATCAGCAACCGGATCTGGACGCGTTGCTCGCCGCGAACCCGCGCATTCTGTATTTGTGCTCACCCAACAATCCCACAGGGGCTGTGCTTGCCCGGGAATTGCTGGAGCGCGCGGTACGCGAGGCGCCCGGCGTCGTGTTCCTCGATGAAGCGTACGCCGAGTTTGCGGGCGTATCGGCGGTGGACCTGGCCATGCGTGTGGACAACCTGCTGGTGATCCGCACGATGTCCAAGGCCTTTGGTCTTGCGGGGCTGCGGGTGGGCTATGGTATCGGCGCTCCCGCGCTGGTGCGTGACGTGGAGAAATCCCGCGGCCCGTACAAACTCAACGCGATGGCCGAACAGACGGCACTGGCCGCATTGCAGCATGATATGGCGTGGGTGCGTGAACACGTCGCACTGGCCGTGCAGAACCGTGAGCGCCTGGCTCAGGCTTTGGTGCAGCGCGGATATACTCCGCTGCCGTCGCACGCCAACTATCTCTGTGTGCCGGTGTCCAATGCGGTGGCCGTCGGACAGGCGATGCGCGCCCGTGGAGTGGCTGCGCGTCCCTTCCCGGCGCTACCGCATGTGGGCGACACGTTGCGCATCAGTGTGGGGCCGTGGCCTTTACTCGAACAACTGCTCACCGCGTTTGATGACGCCACCCAGGAGGTGAACGGATGA
- the hisG gene encoding ATP phosphoribosyltransferase: MLRIALPNKGRLSEDTRGLFNDAGLEVRSSGERALTASLGGEFEAIFVRAQDIPEFVADGAADAGVTGWDLVSESGRELTSHLDLGFGRCRLVVAAREDAGVRSLEDLARQAPPMRVATVFPNITRRFFEMAGVPVTVVPVSGAAEIAPHLGIADVVVDLTSTGSTLRVNGLREVETVLRSSAHLITAVAGPRNGDVSRKQEFDDLVTALASVIRARGQRYLMANVPREVLDAVRAVLPGLNGPTVIDIADHSRYVAVHAVVSADTIYRTISQLRALGGEGILVTRIERLIP, encoded by the coding sequence ATGCTACGCATCGCTTTACCAAACAAAGGACGTCTCAGCGAAGACACCCGCGGGCTGTTCAACGACGCTGGACTGGAAGTCCGGTCCTCCGGTGAGCGGGCCCTCACGGCGTCCCTGGGTGGGGAGTTCGAGGCCATCTTTGTGCGCGCACAGGATATCCCCGAATTCGTCGCCGACGGGGCGGCCGACGCGGGCGTGACCGGATGGGACCTGGTCAGCGAATCCGGGCGGGAGCTCACCTCGCACCTCGATCTCGGGTTCGGGCGCTGCCGACTCGTTGTGGCCGCCCGAGAGGATGCCGGCGTCCGGTCGCTCGAAGATCTGGCCCGTCAGGCCCCGCCGATGCGAGTCGCCACGGTCTTCCCGAATATCACGCGCCGATTCTTCGAAATGGCGGGTGTCCCCGTGACCGTCGTACCCGTCTCCGGTGCCGCAGAAATTGCCCCGCACCTCGGTATCGCCGATGTCGTGGTCGATCTCACGTCGACCGGATCCACCTTGCGAGTGAACGGCCTGCGGGAAGTGGAAACCGTGCTGCGCTCGAGCGCGCACCTCATCACGGCCGTCGCGGGCCCACGGAACGGTGACGTCTCGCGAAAGCAGGAGTTCGATGATCTCGTCACCGCTCTCGCGTCGGTGATCCGTGCACGCGGACAACGCTACCTCATGGCCAATGTGCCACGTGAAGTCCTCGATGCGGTGCGCGCGGTGCTTCCGGGACTCAATGGTCCGACGGTCATCGATATCGCCGATCATAGCCGCTATGTCGCCGTGCACGCGGTGGTCAGTGCCGACACCATCTATCGCACCATTTCGCAGCTCCGGGCGCTTGGTGGTGAGGGCATTCTCGTGACGCGCATCGAGCGTCTCATTCCATGA
- a CDS encoding plastocyanin/azurin family copper-binding protein: MRFLGFAVVTGAAILLGACGGGDTATADSAAAGASAAAAAPAAAAPAAAAAPITGTTHEINMVGDEKGYRFEPAEITIKAGDGIKFNMVSGGPHNVAFDPATLPAAAKSALLANMTEQAGELSGKMMLNAGESYTISFAGVPAGTYEFNCTPHLAMNMKGKVTIQ, translated from the coding sequence ATGCGGTTTCTCGGCTTTGCGGTGGTGACCGGCGCGGCGATCCTGCTTGGCGCGTGCGGTGGTGGTGACACGGCGACGGCGGATTCGGCGGCGGCCGGCGCGTCGGCGGCAGCAGCAGCTCCGGCAGCAGCAGCTCCGGCGGCGGCAGCGGCCCCGATCACGGGTACGACGCACGAAATCAACATGGTCGGCGATGAGAAGGGTTACCGCTTCGAACCCGCTGAGATCACGATCAAGGCCGGCGACGGCATCAAGTTCAACATGGTCAGCGGCGGCCCGCACAACGTCGCGTTTGATCCGGCCACGCTGCCGGCCGCGGCCAAGTCGGCGCTGCTCGCGAACATGACGGAGCAGGCTGGTGAGCTTTCGGGCAAGATGATGCTGAACGCGGGTGAGAGCTACACGATCTCGTTCGCTGGTGTCCCGGCTGGCACGTACGAATTCAACTGCACGCCGCACCTCGCGATGAACATGAAGGGCAAGGTCACGATCCAGTAA